A genomic stretch from Flavobacterium sp. KS-LB2 includes:
- a CDS encoding GNAT family N-acetyltransferase, with translation MKLHLKELTTKQEMLAQYPVMQYLYTNFSLEKYDAYLTDMVPHNYKQIAVFENDVCVGLSGLWSGTKLWSGKYLEIDNFIVHPEHRKKGIGKMMTDYVDAKAKELGCTMIVLDAFTGNFNAHRFYYNQGYVPKGFHFLKILNEEGLS, from the coding sequence ATGAAACTACACCTCAAAGAACTTACTACAAAACAAGAAATGCTGGCGCAATATCCTGTCATGCAATATTTATATACAAATTTCAGTTTAGAGAAATACGATGCGTACCTCACGGATATGGTTCCACACAACTACAAGCAAATTGCCGTCTTTGAAAATGACGTTTGCGTAGGGTTATCTGGATTGTGGTCTGGAACTAAACTTTGGTCTGGAAAGTACTTAGAAATTGATAACTTTATCGTGCATCCAGAGCACCGTAAAAAAGGAATTGGGAAAATGATGACGGATTACGTCGATGCCAAAGCAAAAGAACTCGGTTGTACCATGATTGTTTTAGATGCTTTTACGGGAAATTTTAATGCACATCGTTTTTATTACAACCAAGGTTATGTACCAAAAGGATTTCACTTTCTCAAGATTTTAAATGAAGAAGGATTAAGTTAA